The following coding sequences are from one Nicotiana tabacum cultivar K326 chromosome 1, ASM71507v2, whole genome shotgun sequence window:
- the LOC142164377 gene encoding uncharacterized protein LOC142164377, translating to MKDFLTAKVYELWIIVNQGPLTPTNHKSQNEIVPKDPSEFVATDFRMMEKNAKVKKILTCGLGPGEYNRISACSNAKEIWDALQTAHEGTNQGKRSRIELLMRNYEIFFMTESEPIQEMMARFTS from the coding sequence ATGAAAGATTTCTTGACAGCTAAAGTCTATGAACTATGGATCATAGTGAACCAAGGTCCATTAACTCCTACTAATCATAAATCACAAAATGAAATAGTTCCTAAGGACCCCTCAGAATTTGTGGCAACAGATTTtagaatgatggagaagaatgcaaaGGTTAAGAAAATCCTTACCTGTGGACTTGGTCCTGGTGAGTACAATAGAATATCTGCTTGCTCCAATGCAAAAGAGATCTGGGATGCACTCCAAACTGCTCATGAAGGAACAAATCAAGGGAAGAGATCAAGGATAGAATTGCTTATGAGAAACTATGAGATCTTTTTCATGACGGAGTCTGAGCCCATCCAGGAGATGATGGCTAGGTTTACTTCATAA